From the genome of Perca flavescens isolate YP-PL-M2 chromosome 12, PFLA_1.0, whole genome shotgun sequence, one region includes:
- the LOC114566022 gene encoding tripartite motif-containing protein 16-like has translation MAQKGVSLDRETISCSICLDLLKDPVTTSCGHSYCMDCIQRHWNEEYEKKIYSCPQCRETFTPRPVLLKNTMLSDLVEELKKTGLQAAPADHCYAGAEDVACDVCTGRKLKALKSCLVCLVSYCEKHLQPHYNSSAFEKHKLVEPSKKLHENICSRHDEVMKMFCRTDQQCICYLCPVDEHKGHDTVSAAAERTERQKELEGSRQNIQQRIQDREKDVKLLQQEVEAINRSADKAVEDSKKIFTELIRLLEKRCSDVEQQVRFQQKSEVSRVKEVQEKLEQEITELKREDAEMKKLSDTEDHTQFLQNYSSPTCLSGPIYFPAINPFCLQHFDKVQIAVSDTRDELQNVLNEEWTKVSLAVTEVDGLLSQDPKTRADFLQYSQQITLDSNTANTRLSLSEENQKVTFTVGQYYPSHPDRCTDRPQVLSRESLTGRCYWEVEKGEGGVSVVVAYKDNSTVNEIFGDNDKSWALGFYKNRYEFKHNKVQTPVSGYPSSRVGVYLDHSAGLLSFYCVSQTMTLLHRVKTTFTQPLHAGLYLHGPTGNTAQLCELKQV, from the coding sequence ATGGCGCAGAAAGGAGTTAGTCTGGACAGGGAAACTATTTCTtgttccatctgtctggatttactgaAGGATCCCGTGACTACTTCCTGTGGACACAGCTACTGCATGGACTGTATTCAACGCCACTGGAATGAAGAGTATGAGAAGAAAATCTACAGCTGTCCTCAGTGTAGAGAGACTTTCACACCGAGGCCTGTCCTgctgaaaaacaccatgttatcagatttagtggaggagctgaagaagactggactccaagctgctcctgctgatcactgctatgctggagctgaagatgtggcctgtgatgtcTGCACTGGGAGAAAACTGAAAGCCCTCAAGTCCTGTCTGGTGTGTCTGGTCTCTTACTGTGAGAAACACCTCCAGCCTCATTATAACTCCTCTGCGTTTGAGAAACACAAGCTGGTGGAGCCCTCCAAGAAGCTCCATGAGAACATCTGCTCTCGTcatgatgaggtgatgaagatgTTCTGTCGTACTGATCAGCAGTGTATCTGTTATCTCTGCCCTGTGGATGAACATAAAGGTCACGACACagtctcagctgcagcagaaaggactgagaggcagaaagagCTCGAGGGGAGTCGACAAAACATCCAGCAGAgaatccaggacagagagaaagatgtgaagctgcttcaaCAGGAGGTGGAGGCCATCAATCGCTCTGCTGATAAAGCAGTGGAGGACAGTAAGAAGATTTTCACTGAGCTGATCCGTCTCCTGGAAAAAAGATGCTCTGATGTggagcagcaggtcagattccaGCAGAAAAGTGAAGTGAGTCGAGTCAAAGAGGTTCAGGAGAAGCTAGAGCAGGAGATCACTGAGCTCAAGAGGGAAGACGCTGAGATGAAGAAGCTCTCAGACACAGAGGATCACACCCAGTTTCTACAAAATTACTCCTCACCTACATGTCTCAGTGGACCTATATATTTTCCTGCAATCAACCCCTTTTGTCTGCAGCACTTTGATAAAGTGCAAATTGCTGTTTCAGACACCAGAGATGAACTACAGAACGTCTTGAATGAGGAATGGACAAAAGTCTCACTGGCAGTGACTGAAGTGGATGGTTTACTGTCACAGGACCCCAAGACCAGAGCTGATTTCTTACAATATTCACAACAAATCACACTGGATTCAAACACAGCAAACACGCGTCTGTCATTATCTGAAGAGAACCAAAAAGTAACATTCACGGTAGGACAATATTATCCTAGTCACCCCGACAGATGTACTGACAGGCCTCAGGTCCTGAGTAGAGAAAGTCTGACTGGAcgttgttactgggaggtggagaagggagagggaggagtttCAGTAGTAGTAGCATACAAAGACAATAGCACTGTAAATGAAATATTTGGAGATAATGACAAGTCTTGGGCATTAGGTTTTTACAAAAAtcgttatgaattcaaacacaacaaagtccAAACTCCCGTCTCAGGTTATCCGTCCTCCAGAGtaggagtgtacctggatcacagtGCAGGTCTTCTGTCCTTCTACTGCGTCTCTCAAaccatgactctcctccacagagtcaAGACAACATTCACTCAGCCGCTCCACGCTGGTTTATATCTTCATGGTCCCACTGGAAACACTGCTCAGCTGTGTGAGCTTAAGCAGGTGTAG